The following are encoded in a window of Desulfobotulus pelophilus genomic DNA:
- a CDS encoding nicotinamidase, whose protein sequence is MSGKMAFVIVDVQNDFCPGGALGVAGGDRVIAPINRVARLFAEAGLPVFVSRDWHPPETGHFEIFGGPWPVHCVQESRGAAFHPDLELPHGSTVVSKGKDPDSDGYSAFEAFTDEGHSLGELLHRAGVHHLVIGGLATDYCVRATALEALAQGFRVTVLEDGVAGVNVKPGDSLRAMETMKAEGARFIRAHNLVIET, encoded by the coding sequence ATGTCTGGAAAAATGGCTTTTGTGATTGTGGATGTCCAAAATGATTTCTGCCCCGGCGGTGCGCTGGGGGTTGCCGGGGGTGACAGGGTTATCGCTCCCATCAACCGGGTAGCACGGCTGTTTGCCGAGGCCGGTCTGCCTGTTTTTGTCAGCCGGGACTGGCATCCTCCGGAAACCGGACATTTTGAGATCTTCGGAGGCCCATGGCCGGTGCATTGCGTGCAGGAAAGCAGGGGGGCAGCCTTCCATCCGGACCTGGAGCTGCCCCATGGATCTACGGTTGTTTCCAAGGGAAAAGATCCGGACAGTGACGGATATTCTGCATTTGAAGCCTTTACGGATGAGGGACATTCTCTGGGAGAGCTTCTGCACAGGGCAGGTGTGCATCATCTTGTCATAGGAGGTCTGGCCACGGATTACTGTGTGCGGGCAACGGCGCTGGAAGCCCTTGCACAGGGCTTTCGGGTTACGGTACTGGAGGATGGGGTTGCGGGTGTGAATGTGAAACCTGGAGATTCCCTCCGTGCCATGGAAACTATGAAAGCGGAAGGGGCCCGTTTCATCCGGGCCCATAATCTGGTCATTGAGACTTGA
- a CDS encoding alpha/beta fold hydrolase: MQTIQKTPFVWFQGNAPFDPEKPTLLFIHGAGLDGRFWQRQMEGLTSSVNCLAITLPGRKTSQLPACTTVAEQASHITAFLDEIKIEKPFICGISMGGAIVLTLLTDNSTRFSGGIIINSGARLRVNPMIFEMVEKDCNHFKNLQTQLSISPSTPADTVKPILDAASIDRPETILKDFRACDDFDIMDRLHQITAPVLILTASDDQLSPVKYGQYLKDHISGSTLICIDRAGHLSPVEAPQPVNRAIADFLSSCSKQNRTDPTPE, from the coding sequence ATGCAAACCATCCAAAAGACACCTTTTGTCTGGTTTCAGGGAAACGCTCCCTTTGACCCGGAAAAACCCACTCTGCTCTTTATTCACGGGGCCGGTCTGGATGGCCGTTTCTGGCAACGGCAGATGGAAGGGCTGACTTCTTCCGTCAACTGCCTTGCCATCACCCTTCCCGGACGAAAGACTTCGCAACTGCCCGCCTGCACTACCGTGGCAGAACAGGCTTCCCACATTACGGCCTTTCTGGATGAGATAAAAATTGAAAAGCCCTTTATCTGTGGCATTTCCATGGGCGGGGCCATTGTGCTGACCCTGCTCACGGATAATTCCACCCGCTTTTCCGGTGGTATCATCATCAATTCCGGGGCCAGACTCCGGGTAAACCCAATGATTTTTGAGATGGTTGAAAAGGATTGTAACCACTTTAAAAATCTCCAGACACAGCTCAGCATTTCTCCATCCACACCCGCCGATACCGTAAAGCCTATTCTGGATGCCGCATCCATTGACAGACCGGAAACTATCCTAAAAGACTTCAGGGCCTGTGACGATTTTGACATCATGGACCGGCTGCACCAGATCACAGCTCCCGTACTCATCCTCACCGCATCCGATGATCAACTCTCTCCGGTAAAATACGGCCAGTATCTCAAAGACCATATTTCCGGCTCCACCCTCATCTGTATTGACAGAGCAGGCCATCTTTCCCCCGTGGAAGCACCCCAGCCCGTTAACCGGGCCATTGCGGACTTTCTTTCTTCCTGCTCAAAACAAAACCGGACTGATCCCACTCCGGAATAA
- a CDS encoding SAM-dependent methyltransferase, whose protein sequence is MDIPRIFNITESAHRIHNPFTSEKFATLGAALRLEPGARILDLGSGSGEMLCTWARDYGIMGTGIDMSPLFTGQATLRAEELGVSDKVTFIHDDAAGHVSDDKVDVAACVGASWIGGGISGTLELLTRSLRTGGIVLIGEPYWRQLPPTEDVARGCLANAISDFLVLPELLVSFRDLGYDVVEMVLADQDGWDRYEAAKWLTMRRWLETSPEDELVHEVRAKLTSEPERYATYTREYLGWGVFALMPR, encoded by the coding sequence TTGGATATTCCACGGATCTTCAACATCACCGAAAGTGCCCACCGCATCCATAACCCCTTCACATCAGAAAAATTCGCAACTCTTGGCGCGGCGCTGCGTCTGGAACCGGGAGCCCGAATTCTTGACCTCGGCAGCGGTTCCGGCGAGATGCTGTGCACATGGGCGCGCGATTACGGAATTATGGGTACAGGCATCGACATGAGCCCGCTATTTACCGGGCAGGCAACACTACGCGCGGAAGAACTCGGAGTTAGCGATAAGGTCACATTTATCCATGATGATGCTGCAGGCCATGTTTCTGACGACAAGGTCGATGTGGCAGCCTGTGTCGGTGCTAGCTGGATTGGCGGAGGTATTTCCGGCACGCTGGAGCTTTTGACACGCAGCCTGCGCACCGGGGGGATCGTTCTCATCGGCGAGCCCTACTGGCGACAGTTACCGCCAACGGAAGATGTTGCCAGGGGCTGCCTTGCCAACGCCATATCCGACTTTCTTGTGCTTCCGGAACTTCTCGTGTCTTTCAGAGATCTGGGTTACGATGTCGTTGAAATGGTTCTGGCTGATCAGGATGGGTGGGACAGATACGAGGCCGCCAAATGGCTCACCATGCGCCGGTGGCTTGAGACCAGTCCTGAAGACGAACTGGTCCATGAGGTTCGTGCCAAACTGACCTCAGAACCAGAACGCTATGCCACCTACACGCGTGAATATCTGGGCTGGGGTGTATTCGCGCTGATGCCCCGGTAA